In the Wyeomyia smithii strain HCP4-BCI-WySm-NY-G18 chromosome 2, ASM2978416v1, whole genome shotgun sequence genome, one interval contains:
- the LOC129725145 gene encoding uncharacterized protein LOC129725145, protein MQVISKPSSSTLPCRKTIVKDDRATKRKTLHTFIRKIIQGPLWTGDQDQPTTEQHISDDNIKQSPQIVADSTDCAATTCSGLTDFTVVKKRVDRIPARMSQLSLNNLTELAIPVQYNSKMARSFANAQNRSPKKQLIRQRNTIAARESRAKLRLMHKMLNKEAEDAQNLNRYLKIQLSAAFSHAGLLVEKLNLPQINFLQLWDRALEEYASHSGNKENIPDEKINLDDE, encoded by the coding sequence ATGCAAGTTATTAGTAAGCCATCGAGTTCGACCCTACCATGTCGAAAAACTATCGTGAAAGACGATCGGGCTACAAAGAGGAAGACACTTCATACCTTTATAAGAAAGATCATCCAAGGACCATTGTGGACAGGCGATCAGGATCAACCTACTACTGAACAGCACATTTCAGATGATAACATAAAGCAGTCGCCTCAGATTGTAGCTGATTCGACAGACTGTGCAGCGACGACGTGTTCCGGATTGACCGACTTTACAGTAGTGAAGAAAAGGGTCGATCGCATCCCGGCACGGATGTCGCAACTTTCGCTCAACAATCTTACAGAATTAGCTATTCCTGTGCAGTACAACAGTAAAATGGCGCGATCCTTCGCCAACGCACAGAACCGCAGTCCCAAAAAGCAACTGATTCGCCAGCGGAACACCATAGCGGCCCGAGAAAGTCGAGCAAAGCTACGATTGATGCACAAAATGCTGAACAAAGAGGCTGAAGATGCACAAAACTTGAATCGGTATCTTAAAATACAACTCTCGGCTGCTTTTTCGCACGCAGGCTTGCTAGTGGAGAAACTGAACTTGCCACAGATTAATTTCCTGCAACTGTGGGACAGGGCTCTGGAAGAGTATGCGTCCCATAGTGGAAATAAAGAGAACATTCCAGATGAGAAAATCAATTTAGATGACGAATGA